A segment of the Fibrobacter succinogenes subsp. succinogenes S85 genome:
ATGCAACCTGGTCGGCATCGGCATGGCTACCACGGCTGAGACCAATGGGATCGCGGCGGACTTCGACGCTGTCGATTTCCCAGGACACGTATTCCGGAGTCCAGACGATAGCGTAAAGGTGGAAATCCTGCGTGGCATCAAAGCCAAAGTCATGAAGCGGCTTGCTTTCGGAGGAGGTGTTGGCCTTGATAGAGGGGTCACCTTCGCGAGTGATGATGTTGGACTGCCACTTGTCTGCGGCCTTACCCAAGACTTCGATATCGATTTCGTTCCACGGCTTTTCACCCTTTTCCCAGGAGTCATCGTAGTAAACGAACATGGAGCTCACGGAACCAGAGATGGCAGCCATCTTCATGCGTGCTTCAAAACGGCCATACTTGAACTGATCCCTACCGGTAAGTTCAGCACCGTAGAAGGAGTATTCCTTCGTCGGGTCAAGAGCGGTAAGCTTCGGCACTGCATAGGTGAACTGAGCAGCGCCATTCGAGCTAGAAGAAGCAGCCGGAAGAGCTTCCACAGAGCTGGAGGACACGCCCGGAAGAACTTCGACAGAACTAGAAGAAAGGTCCGTCGGCAAAACCGAAGCGTCAGAGCTGGAGAGTTCTGCAACCGGAGTTGCATCGGAGCTGGAAGACGCACCAGCGGCCTGGCCCGGAGCTGCCGGGATAATGTTTTCGTTCATGTCTGAGCAAGCGGCGAAGAATGCCATTGCAGCCATAGGGATAAGAATCTTTTTCATAATAACCTCGTTCTTTCTGTCTATAAGATAGCTTCTGTTCAAGCGTGAAGCACGCACACCGAGAGGAATTTTAAAACCAACTGTATCAGCCGTATTTTACATATTTTAGACGGAATTTTACATTCAAAAGCATATTTTCCAAAAATTGAACAGATAATATTTCCGTAAGCTTTTTGAAAGGTCGTTTTCGATTGAAAAGCCTCATTTTATACCTTGCCTGCCCCTTTTTTAATATGTATATTGCGTTTTACAAAAAAAATCGATAGAAAAAAGCACAATTTCGGGCCCACCTTTTTCTACAAGGCTTAAAAGTTAAACAACTTTTTAATTGTATTGACAGCCGGGTTCGAGACAAAAGAGGTTACTATGCAGGAAGCATGGACAGGCTTTAAAGGCGGTCGCTGGCAGGAAGAAATTAACGTCCGCGACTTTATCCAGAAAAACTATACTCCCTACGATGGCGACAAGTCGTTCTTGCAGGGACCGACTGAAGCTACGAACAAGCTCTGGGCAGAACTCCAGGAACTACAGAAGAGAGAAATTGCAAAGGGCGGCGTCCTCGACATGGACACAGACGTCGTCTCCACTCTTACAAGCCACAATGCTGGCTACATTTCCGAAGAAACTAAGGATCTCGAAAAGATCGTAGGTCTCCAGACCGACAAGCCGCTCAAGCGCGCATTCATGCCGTTCGGTGGCATCAAGATGGCTGAAGAATCTTGCAAGAACTACGGTTACACGCCGAGCGAAGAACTTCACCGCATCTTTACTGAATTCCACAAGACTCACAACCAGGGCGTTTTCGACGCCTACACGCCTGCAATGCGTATGGCCCGCAAGGCCCACATCATTACGGGTCTTCCGGATACTTACGGCCGTGGCCGTATCGTCGGTGACTACCGCCGCGTTGCCCTTTACGGTATCGATTACCTCATCGCCCAGAAGAAGGCCGACAAGGCTCTGACCGATGAAACGGATATGCGCGAACACGTGATCCGCGAACGCGAAGAACTCGCCGAACAGATCAAGGCTCTCGAAGGCATGAAGGTCATGGCCAAGATTTACGGCTACGACATTTCCAAGCCGGCAACGAACGCACGCGAAGCCGTGCAGTGGCTCTACTTCGGTTACCTCGCTGCCATCAAGACGCAGAACGGTGCCGCCATGAGCGTTGGCCGCGTTTCGACATTCATCGATATTTACATGACCCGTGACTTGCAGAACGGCGTCATCAACGAAACCGAAGCTCAGGAAATCATCGACCATTTCGTGATGAAGCTTCGCATGGTCAAGTTCGCCCGTATCACAAGCTACAACGAACTCTTCAGCGGTGACCCGGTGTGGGCTACGCTCGAAGTCGCTGGCCTCGGCCAGGACGGTCGCCATCAGGTGACCAAGAACGACTACCGCTTCTTGCACACGCTCGTGAACATGGGACCGGCTCCGGAACCGAACCTCACAATCCTCTACAGTCCCCGCCTCCCGGCAAGCTTCAAGAAGTTCGCTGCAGAAATCTCCGTGAAGACCAGCGCCATCCAGTACGAAAACGATGACACGATGCGCCCGATCTGGGGCGACGACTACAGCATCTGCTGCTGCGTTTCTGCAACTCAGACCGGTAAGGAAATGCAGTTCTTCGGCGCTCGTGCAAACCTCGCCAAGACGCTCCTCTACGCCATCAACGGCGGTAAGGATGAATGCCTCGTGAAGGGTACGCAGGTTGGCCCGGAATATCCGCCTATCACTAGCGAATACCTCAACTACGATGAAGTCGTCCACAAGTTTGAACTCTACATGGATTGGCTCGCTCACTTGTACGTGAACACGCTCAACTTGATCCACTACATGCACGACAAGTACTACTACGAAGCTGCCGAAATGGCTCTCATCGATACCAACGTTCGCCGTACGTTTGCAACGGGTATCGCAGGCTTCAGCCACGTTGTCGACTCCCTTTCTGCAATCAAGTACGCCAAGGTCAAGGTCATCCGCGATCCGGCTACCGGCCTCGCTCAGGACTTCCAGATCGAAGGCGACTTCCCGCGTTATGGAAACGACGACGACCGCGCAGACGATATCGCCGTTTGGCTCCTCAAGACGTTCATGTCCAAGATCAAGCAGACGCCGACTTACCGTGACTCTGAACCGACCACTTCCATCCTTACCATCACGAGTAACGTTGTTTACGGTAAGGCCACGGGCGCACTCCCGGATGGTCGTAAGCAGGGTGAACCGTTCTCTCCGGGTGCAAGCCCGAGCTACGGTGCCGAAAAGAACGGCCTCTTGGCATCCCTCAACTCTGTCGCCAAGATTCCGTACGAATACGCTCTCGACGGTATCAGCAACACGCAGACCATCAACCCGGATGCACTCGGCCATGACGACGAAGAACGTGCCAACAAGCTCGTGCAGGTTCTCGACGGTTACTTCGGCCAGAGCAGCCACCACTTGAACGTGAACGTATTCGGTGTCGAAAAGCTCAAGGACGCTATGGAACATCCGGAGAAGGAAGAATACCAGAACTTCACGATCCGCGTTTCTGGCTACGCCGTGCGCTTCATCAAGCTCACTCGCGAACAGCAGCTCGACGTGATTGCCCGCCAGGCACACGGCGTTCTCTAATCGCTTGGAAAAAGCTTAAAAAGGTTCCCGAAAGGGGACCTTTTTTTGTTATTGGGGGAATGCCGCAAAGATGCGGCGAAAAGCCGCGAAAACTATGCCACGATGTAATTTTCGTTCTTCTGACGGCGAGCGTAAACGGATTCCAGGAACTGAATCACAGAAGTCTTATCGCGCACAAGCCCACGCTTATGGCTCAAGCAAAAACGCGATGCGGAGAGTGTCTTCAACAGCTTAATTTGCTCGCCCAAAATCTGCACGTTATAAACGTCAGGAGAGCCATGACCTACCATCGGGTACGTTGCACCACCCAAAAAAACATAATCATCCACAATGAGCGCAAGCGAGCCTTTAGCATGGCTATTGGGAACCGGCAAAATTTCGATATGCACGACATCGTCAAACAAAAGCGGTGAAGACACTGTAATCTTTTCGTGACCAGCAATTTCGCCAACGACTTTTGAGGCATGCGAACCAACATAAAGCGTATCAAAATCTAGCGAAATCTCGCCACCGCACATGCGCTGGACATTCAGCAAATGGTCACGATGGAAATGTGAAATTACGATGTTCTTTTTGAGCGGAACAGTGGCATTTTTGATGCACTCGCTAGTATCAAGATGCGTCGAGCTCTCGGAACTGCACGGCAACGCGTTTATAAAATCAACAGCCTCGTCGCAGGCACCCACATCAAAAATCCACCACGCAGAATCGCCACGCACAGCAACAACATCCGCGCTCAGCGGCTCATACGACATTTGCAAATACCGGATTCTATCTGTCAGTTTCACGATTTTCGTCATCGAAAGCCAAAGATAGAATTTTCCTCCGATTCTCTGTTCTCATAAACAATAGCGTAAACACAATTCTCAAAAAAAAATAATTACGACCTTATTCCGCACTGACCGCACGCGAATACGGAGCGTCAATAACACGAGCTATTGTATCGCCATCGGCCAAACTTTCTTTGGTCGTATAAGAAATACACGGCCACAACTTTAAATCCGAATTTTGTGAACTTTTGCAATACGCATCGGCTACACCCGTAATAATTACTTTATTTATTTGAACTTTCTTCTCCCCTCTTTTGCACATACTGCAAACGACAACCGTATATGAATTCTCTCTATAAATTGAATCCAGCACGGCCACATTTTCTTTAACATCATCATTTACCGCAACCATTTCTGTTGTCGTTTTCAGGTCTTGTACAGTGATTAGGCCATCTTTAAAGAGCCCATTTCCGTCAGTTGAAATATATAAGTTGTTTCTATTATTTCGTACAACACGGCCTTCAAAAAGACGCTTGAAATTAAATGTGTATCCAGATATTTTTGAGTCTTCGTGCTCAGAAAACTGCCATTCTTCATCAACAGAAACAAGCATATACTTATCCGCATACTTGCTAGGCATAATGGTTTTCAATATCCCATTGGCGCACTGTTTTCGATTTGATTCCAATTCAGAAAGATCAACTTGCACACCTTCCTTTTCAAACAAAATTTCATCGGTACTTAGAACGCGTACATCATACTTTTCACTCAAGAGTGTTTTCATTTCATTAAAAGTTTCATTACCAGATTCAATGACCGCAACGTTCGATGAAGCAACCCGCGCTGAATTCAAATAATTTTGAGCATCATCACTAAGCACAATCGAAGACTTATCAGCAGCACCTGCCGAAGACGCAAGTGCATCAGGACCGCTTGAACACGCAGCAAACAAGCCTGCTGCAACCAAAATTTGCAAATAATGTTTCATTATGTTTTCTTCCAAAATATTTTATACACCATAAAATCTAAAAAAAATCGCAAAATAAAAAAAGATATTTTCTCCGGAAAAAATTACGGATTTACCAACCATACGCAACGCATTTTCATCGTTTTGTATCATATAGAACATCTTTCGCTTTTTACAGAACACCGCAAAAAATTCCACGCAAAACGAAAACGCAATTTTTTATTTTTACAGCATGACTCTCGGAAGAATCAACAAGCTTGAAACGTTCGGATCGGTCGACGGACCGGGAATCCGCTTTGTCGTATTTACGCAGGGTTGCCCGATGCGCTGCAAGTTCTGCCACAACCCGGAAACGTGGGATTTCGGGACTAAAAGCGCAAACGGAACCGCGAACGGATCGTTCGAAATTTCAGCAGAAGACCTGCTGAAAAAAGCCTTGCGCTACAAGCCCTACTGGGGAACTGACGGCGGCATTACAGTAAGCGGCGGCGAACCGCTGGCGCAAATCGACTTCATGATTGAATTCTTCGAGGCCGCAAAATCGGCAGGAGTCCACACGTGTGTCGACACGTGCGGCGTCACATTCAGACCCACAGGCGAACCGTTTGCTAAAATCGAACGACTGATGAAATCCACCGACCTCTTGCTCGTGGACATTAAGCACATCGACGCTGACGCACACAAGGAACTCACAGGACACGGCAACGAAAACATCATCGAATTTTTCCGTTACCTCGACCGCATCCAAAAACCCATCTGGATCCGCCACGTGCTCGTGCCTGGCATTAGCGATAACGACGAAGCCCTCACGCGCACCCGCGACTTCATCCGCACGCTCCACAACGTCAAACGAGTCGAAGTCCTCCCCTACCATGCATTCGCACTAAGCAAGTACAAGGAACTCAAAATCGACTATGCGCTAAAGGACACGCAATCGCCCACCGCCGAACGTGTCGCCAACGCCAACGAGATTCTCGAAACCGCAAAATACACCGGGTGGAAAGAGTAAGGAAGGGCAAATTCTTTAATCAAGCACAACTAGCTCCACAAAGAATCCCTTCTAGACGCATATTCGGTGATGTCATATTCAAAGACACTTTCTTTTGTTCTGCAAGTTCCTGCACTATTTCAGGAACATTCTTTAGATATCCGGCATTCGTATCTTGAGAAGACTTAACATTTTCAAGAAATTGGTAGAAACCATCTATCGACATTTCCTTTACCGCTTGACTATTTGCGTCATAGTTTACAACAAACAGTTGAGGATTACCTGATTCATTCCCTCTAGACGAAGACTCCATTACAGAATAGACAAAATAGGAATTCGTTCCAGAAATATGAACCACGGAGTTTTCGAAGCGAGATGCATCTTCAAGAGCGTTATTGACAACTTTTGAACCAACGCCGATTATATCCGACTGTTTTCCCCATCATTCAATTGTCGTCTAAAAACAGCCTTATTCACAACAGCCCTAACACCAAATGTCCGCCATTCATTCGGAATGTTGAATCTATAGGTATCATCAGCCTCTTCATACATAAGGCGCTTACCCCTAACTTCCAAAGCTCGCTTCATAAAAGAAACAAGATTTGGCAAATCCAACTTGGGAATATCATCAAGGCCACTCAAGTTAAATTTACTAGCGTTAAGTCCCAATTTCGTTGCAGTATCGACAGCCGACTCTCCACCAAATTTTCCAGTAGTCTTATCAAACCACTTATCTACACTTTGCTTGGCTTCCGCAAAATCCGTTTTTTCCATAACATCCGTAAAAAATTGGCTAGATTGCATGCCAAGCACAATTTGCATCATGTCATCGGGATCATCCATGCTCTCAGATAACATCTTTTGAATCTGATCAATTTTTTCTTCGAGATATCCCCAAATCTTGGATTCAATATTATCGGGATTGCGCACCGAAACGACTTCGACATCGTGAGTTTGTCCAAGTCGATGAACACGGCCAACTCGCTGATGAAGTCGCATAGGATTCCAAGGCAAGTCGATATGGATGAGTACATGACAATTCTTTTGAAGGTCGATACCTTCACCAGCCGCCTCTGTGGAAATCAAAAAGCGAACTTCACCATTGTTGAATTTTTCGCAAGCATCATTTCTGGAAATAGAAATGTCACGAGAACATCCATCAGGATAAACTACATCTTTTAAGGATTCATCGCCATTGATTATGGTGACACTATTGTCCCCCCATACCTTCATCAATTCTGTCATCATCAGAGATTGCGTTCTTTTATATTCCGTAAATAAAAGAACCTGATCATTCGGATATTTCTCTTTGATAATTTCAACAATGCGGTTGATCCTTGTTTCTGAGGTAACCTTTGTCGCTTTTTCTAATAATAAATTGATATGGTCTATTTCATTTTCCATCAGTTTCAAAGGTTCAGCAAGAGTCTGAACACTGATTGTAGCCTCATCATCAAAGCCCTCCCGTTCATCTTCACCATAATTTGATAGGAAATTTTTATACGCAGTAGCTTTCCCTTCCAAAGCTTCCTTACGATTTTTCAAAGCAGACGATATCGCAGCAATAGAGCTAGATGCAATTTTCTGCAAGCAGCTCAACAACAGACCTACCGCACTTCCAGCATTCCCTAAGGTTTTAGCATACATATAACCAGCAGATATGAAAGCGGTCATCGCATCATAAAATTCTTTTTCTTCAGGAGAATAAGTAAAAGTATAAGGATGCTGAGTCATCTTCGTGAAAAGAATTTTTCCCTTCATATCGACAACGTTCTTCTTGTTATTTCTAATAAAATAATCCTTAAGATGAGAATATTGCGATGCTTCGTCTTTACCGGGTCCAAACACACCAGGAGCCACCAGTGACATTAATGACCAAAAGCCATAATTTTTTCCTCGATGAGGCGTACCTGTAAATAGTAAGCTCGAAACAATTTTCCCATTTTCCTGCAACATTTCAAACAGTTTGAACTGAAGAGTCTTGTTCCCCTGTTCTTCTGCATTCATATGATGAGCTTCATCGACAACAACCAAATCCCATGCTGGAGCATCACATAAATGGTCAAACCTACCATGACTATCGGCCTGCATAGTCGATGCCGAAGCAACAACAAAAGTCGCACTTGTCCAAAAATCTGGATTCGTTTTTTCAACTTCCGTTGAATAGGCAAAGAATCCTAGATTGAACATACTTTTCATACGCTCTTGCCATTGTCCGACAAGTTTTGCAGGAGCAAGAATCAAAATGCGGCGTACCTTCCCAGTACTAAAGAGACTAGTCATAATAAGACCCGCTTCAATAGTCTTTCCCAAGCCAACATCATCCGCAATAACATATCCTATAGGCCAACGGCTCAAAACCTGTTTACATACCCACAGTTGATGTGGCAAAAGTTCTATAGACGAACTAGAAAATAGTCCCCAACTGTTATTTATAAATTTGACCACTTCACCTTGTATATGGACAAGAGCTTTTTTTTCTATTTCATTATCAACAGAGGCTGACAATTGATCAGAGAATGATGCGACCGGAGCCAATTCCGAAATGGAGATAAACTTGCCATTTTGACGATCCGAATCAAAACGGACTACAACCTGCGAATCAGTCAATACCGCTTCAATCTTTCCTCTACCAAACTCTTTATGAATTACAATATCGCCCTGTTGCATTATTAAAACTCCTTTTCTATAAAAAGTATATCAAATGTATCATCCATAGTATTATGATCAGGCAACATTTCGCCTATTTTTCTGAATATCCGCACAGAACTTGCATTTTTGCAATCTAAGCCAAGCATTTTGCAGATTTTTTGTCGAGGCATAAAAGTTTGTAGTTTAATCTGTTCAAGTTTTTCTGGTTCCACGGCATCTTCGCCATCCACCCAGAAACCACTCCTGAGCAATTCTCGAAGTACGAAATGGATGCCCAATTTGAACGATCTGTTCATAGTCGCATAATCAATATCCGTACCGGATAATTCTGAATCCATGGAAGGATAAAGAAGTACTGCAATATTTTCAAAATGCTCTCTTAACGGCAATTGCCGCACAACAGTATAGAAGTCAATAAATCTTTTTTGGAAACGACGCAATCTCAACATCATTTCAAACGGACGCAAATAGCATTCTTCGGAATGGGTTTCTTTATTGAATTGATCGCGGATATCTTGAAGATTTACTTTATTACAAAAATCATCAATAAAGCCATTTTCGTTAAGGAACTGTATTGCTTTTTTGAGAGAAACTTCCTGATGGTTATAGTACGGAAGACTTTGGCACATTCCATAAAGCATCAAAATGCACCATTCCTTGGTCATTTTTAAATCATCACTAGATTCATCAAGAATCAGAGAATTACGGAATCTTAATTTTTCATGATCAAAGAAATCACTCGAATAAAGTTTTTCATAGTATAAGGCGACGAGAGATTCCTTTTCAGACAGCAATTGAAGCAATTCTGATTCAGTCAATTCTCTGCAATTTTTCAAATCATCTTCTGAATAATAAATATTCTCTTCCTGCGATGGTTCAGACAACACATTTATTGGAGTTGGAGTCCAATAATTTGAAGCAGTTCTGAGATTATTTAATAAATTATTTTTTTCAAAAAAAGCAATGCTGTTCGATGTATAATATGACAAATCTATTTTTTCTTTTGCCAACCATACCGATGTACCATTTACTTCATATAGTTCTCGAATGGCAACCACTAAACCATCACTTGATTTTATATTAAAATCAATTTTATTAAAATCTTCCCAAAAGCTAGGCTTTACATTCGGTTTGAGGATAGACTCAATTAAAATAATATTGTCCAAAAGATCAACTGTCAAAGTCTTATTTTTTATTTCGGCAAAAAGATCAGCCAGTTCCATTTTATTTATTTCAATCAGAGAACCAAATTCTGAAAGATAGCTTTCCGAAGCCAAATGAGTCATTACAAAAGCATCGCATTTATTGATTGCCAATATATTTTGAAAAGCATTCAACAATTTAGAGTCATCTCCATCCGTATAATTAGATGCGGCGACAGAAAAAAGCCTAATGCGGTCTTCAAATTTAGTCACAGGCCCATAACCTGAAACTAATATTTTCTCCTGTCTGAATAATTTTTGCAAAATATTTTCAGCAAAAGGAGCAAAATACTTATCATTCGTATTTCGAGTTTTCAATAATAACGTCGCAATATCGTATGCATATTTTTGATAGGAATATGATGTAGATATCATTTCCTGCAAGATGACAAAAAGACAATTAGCGATTTTTTTCATCAACGTTTCATTTTTCTTATTTCCTGCAGCAAGGTTCTTTCGACCTGTATCTATTTCAAAATCAGCATTAATAATAAAAGGTAACGTTTCAGACGCTTCAAGTGGCGTAAGATGCCATACGCGAGGATGCCAACTATCACATTCTGTCAAGTTAACTAAAATTCCATCTAATTCTTTAAATAACATTTTAAAAGGACTTCGCAATCTCTATGATCCACTAACAAAAAGACTTCGCCATTCAACTTCACTTTTTTTATAGCAGTTTCACTTTTCGACAATTCACAAACATTTTGATATTCAGGCTCGATAACCTTATCCAATAAATATATTTTATTTATCTGTTTAGAAAATACCGTTAAAAATGCGGCACATTTTTCAAACTCAGCAAAGCAATCGTTTTCGACATCAATATCGTCTCTGCATTTCAATTCAATTTTGGTACAATCATCACATGTTTTATCATATTCAATATTTTCGTCAGGATATATACCAGCAATAATTTTGAATTGCAAGTCACCGCTGCGAACAACCGGCTCATCGCATACAGTATAAACGCTTTTGAAGCCTAACCCAAATTTACCTGTTTGGCCATTTTCTTGGCTTTTTTCCGAAGACGCGATAGACAGCATGTTTTGCAAATCACGTTTAAAAGAATTCGCAATATCATCATCCACTTCTGGAAAACTTTGATTAATCTTTCGACCGTAATGAATTATTTCAAGTCGTTTTGCAATAGAATCAAAATGCACCTCAAATTTTTTCTTATCGGCATATTTCAAGGCAATATCTTCAGGTGCCTTTAGAAAATCGTTAACGCAATCATCTGCATTCTGAAATAATTCAAAAAGGATACTTGAACTAAAATATTGATGTTCCTTTATCTTATGACAAACGCGATCAAAAATATATCGCTGTAAATCCGGTTCTCTTATTACTGTTTCTAACATTTCATTTCGCAAATCCCATTCTTTTTGCGATTCACTTTCAGAATTCTCATCCTTATTGTCTAGACGATTTATTTCATTATTTAATCTTTTATACTCTTTGTGTTTTACATTCAAAAAATGTAATGTAGAGAAAATTTCTCGTCTAATGTGTTTTTGAGCAGCTTTTATCGTATATTGGCTAGTTTCGTCAATTAATTTAAAAAACTCATTTTTCAATAAAAACGCTTTTTTAACATCGATCTTATAAATATTCCACAAAAGAGTTTCTATTAAACATTTAATAGACTCATCAGTATTTATTCCAGACGATTTCAGCAACCTAACATTAAATGTCTTTGAGATCAAATCAAGATTAACATTTGGATCATACGTAACTTTCGGATTTATTGGAAATTCCTCGCATGTTCCAGCAAGACTCATCGCCTTATTTGTAGATTGAGAAATAACATTTGCAGTAACATTAATTTCATCAAAAGTCCTGAATCGATTACGCTTGCTTTCTTCCGTTGGGAAAAGTTTATTGACATGACTAGACGGAATAGTAAATTCATCTCGACAAAATTCATCCAATTTACCAAGAATGGAATCTTCTAAAGCACCAGCCATTCTGCGGAATTTTCCCTGCATCAAGTATAAAGCTAAAGAAACCAATTTAGGTTGCTTACAATTCTGTCTCCAAAAATCAACAACTTCTTTAATTTCAGCATCCGTTGCTTTCGGCAAACGCTGTACCATATCATTTTGGGGTATATAATTTGAAATCAAATCATAAGTTTCAGAAGAGCACAGGTTATCTCTTTTGTAAAGTTTCTGACCTATACTATGGGAATCAGAACATTGAGGAACAGCAATCAGTTCCGTCGCTAATTTCCATTCCCTTTCAAGTTCATTTTCTGCATTTGGAAATCTACGAATATCAGACAACTTAAAATTTGGGTTATCTTTAATCAATTTTAAAATATGATTAAATAATTTTAAAGCATCATCTTCGCAACGGGTATTTTCAGTCAAAGTATTTAATAATTCTATTCCGTTTTCATAATCAAATGCACCAGGAATTCTTAACTGACAATAGTTCTTCAACAATTCTTCTTTTGAAATTTTTAATTTCGAATCACTTCCGATAACCGCATATATTTTTAGTATTTTATTTTTTTGTGTAAGATTATTTATTGCGAGATTAAATATACGCTGCTTTTCATCTTTATCTTCAATAGGAAAGTAATAGTTTGAATATTTTTCTTGAATTCGAACGTTTATTTCATCAATTAAATCTAAATTTCTCCTTTTCAAGAAACCCGTTATGTATTTTTTCTTATCATCATTTATATCTACATCTTCCAATAAAATAAAATTCAACGATTCCTTTAGGATTGCAAAAGATTCTTGTGAGCACCTATCTGTGGTAAGGATATCTTTTATTGAACATAGATTTTCCGAATTCTTTAAAGGAATCCAACAGATACTATCTATTTGACTTAATTCTTTATCCGAAAAAGTGACATAACGCTGCATTCTTTCAAGAATCCAATCACAACAGTTTCTAAGAATTCTAGGTTCAAATTTATATGAAATAAGAAATTCCCTTAACGCAGCTCCCTGTGTCAAAATTTCATAACGATTTCTGTCCGAATCGCTTATAAAAAACGAATCTTGTTTACTTCTCAGCAAATCATCCTTTTCACATGGTATAATTTTACCCTCCAATGAAGGTACATCTACCTCAAATTCAATATTATGCTTATTATACCACGTTGATCCTGGAACGAAAGACACAAATTCACCTTTTTCATTTTTATGTAAAGGTATTCTATAATACAAGTTCCTTTTTGGTTCATTAATGACTTCAAATATTTGCTTGCGATTACTCTCATTTTGATAATACTCCGTTTTCATAAAATCAAGATTATTACCTTGAGAAAAATGTACAAGCATTTCTTGACATTCATTATTATCTAGCCATGTTATATTTTTCAAAAGAGTATTGTGATTTTCAACAAATTTTTTTTGATTTTCGCTAAGAGTTAAAAGTTCTATTGCTTTATTATCCTTTTTTAAGCAATCTTCATATATTTTTTTCCAAACTTCACTACAATTAGGCTTTAGAATACAAATTTTTGACTGCGTTTCCTTGAACCCCATCAATAAAAATGTATAGATTCCTGAATATTCTGGTCGAATATTTTCAAGCAAACTGTTTCTATCAAAAATACTTTCAAGAAAATCTTTTCTTATATCTTCATCATTTGAAATTGCAAGATATTGCTGATATTTTTCTTTCAGATAATCTAAGGCACCAGCCTTATTTGCACTACGTGCAAATTTATTCAGGAAAGCACTTCGATTGACATCAGCATTTTCCACCATGTATAAGTTTTCATTTTCAATCAACTTTACAAGCTTGCAAATAATATGCGACGAATCACTAAAATCAAATTCCCTAAAAAGATTTATTTTTAAAACTGCATTATAGTCTAAAAAGTCTATTGTATTGTTAAGGATATTTTTTCCCCTATCATACTGAATTTTCTGTACTTTAAAGACCTTCAAATTTGAGCGATAGTCTCTTTCTA
Coding sequences within it:
- a CDS encoding sacsin N-terminal ATP-binding-like domain-containing protein; protein product: MLKRSSFSNYETNILSTIQLNLDNYKYGSGFTILKELIQNASDANATKIVIRSFTAVPNAHCPLLKRAGIVVYNNGKFDEDDAKNIAMFGGDNKKNDATTIGRYGFGLKSIYHLCDAFIYYGHKDKLINGLSPLKGKDDDGNSGEFADLTEDDEKALVEQFEKEQDGLSFFIPVDGKNKIGSEPVDPKHPFNRNEKGCSELIQNIILTFAILSKSSKGTKLKEFRYDLGDCNILLNVNENNCRLSLNFQDEIVVPFSSLRDVVGESIFANEEQKRVVNELARRLAKCDYEGSLKTKKKIVDFGKSINELAEERLRGTTVLQLLRIPRIVQDEKINLRLSFASYLPLPKQEKIGEIKRIDCDFNYAVIIHAPFAIDSGRKNIYKFDTICHHRVEMNDFENVEYSLDEEKPLHRWWNRILFQSILAPSLPSLLDKALKDGVLLEQDVKDVGKKLYDLLQQGEDGEKRRLEYVNAKNVFVRRINAGGVKEWILLQVERGGRYIHIPETDDSKLLNWLTKMAGSMDVLLLTDTVSTLPPTIKFDLNAFEQLLATIPSELFEDELIIEFLHKLILINGINKTRLHSDLNLKNCIRTAILRALANLGVAKVMTSINKIKDLCSVIEFYEIQNIDILDDEWTYLWEKDNPFILLPSQTLVHNNCNIEYDFDEFLYFLCICAEENKLSGKAQLSVIQAIAGDSIKSVLSKIERDYRSNLKVFKVQKIQYDRGKNILNNTIDFLDYNAVLKINLFREFDFSDSSHIICKLVKLIENENLYMVENADVNRSAFLNKFARSANKAGALDYLKEKYQQYLAISNDEDIRKDFLESIFDRNSLLENIRPEYSGIYTFLLMGFKETQSKICILKPNCSEVWKKIYEDCLKKDNKAIELLTLSENQKKFVENHNTLLKNITWLDNNECQEMLVHFSQGNNLDFMKTEYYQNESNRKQIFEVINEPKRNLYYRIPLHKNEKGEFVSFVPGSTWYNKHNIEFEVDVPSLEGKIIPCEKDDLLRSKQDSFFISDSDRNRYEILTQGAALREFLISYKFEPRILRNCCDWILERMQRYVTFSDKELSQIDSICWIPLKNSENLCSIKDILTTDRCSQESFAILKESLNFILLEDVDINDDKKKYITGFLKRRNLDLIDEINVRIQEKYSNYYFPIEDKDEKQRIFNLAINNLTQKNKILKIYAVIGSDSKLKISKEELLKNYCQLRIPGAFDYENGIELLNTLTENTRCEDDALKLFNHILKLIKDNPNFKLSDIRRFPNAENELEREWKLATELIAVPQCSDSHSIGQKLYKRDNLCSSETYDLISNYIPQNDMVQRLPKATDAEIKEVVDFWRQNCKQPKLVSLALYLMQGKFRRMAGALEDSILGKLDEFCRDEFTIPSSHVNKLFPTEESKRNRFRTFDEINVTANVISQSTNKAMSLAGTCEEFPINPKVTYDPNVNLDLISKTFNVRLLKSSGINTDESIKCLIETLLWNIYKIDVKKAFLLKNEFFKLIDETSQYTIKAAQKHIRREIFSTLHFLNVKHKEYKRLNNEINRLDNKDENSESESQKEWDLRNEMLETVIREPDLQRYIFDRVCHKIKEHQYFSSSILFELFQNADDCVNDFLKAPEDIALKYADKKKFEVHFDSIAKRLEIIHYGRKINQSFPEVDDDIANSFKRDLQNMLSIASSEKSQENGQTGKFGLGFKSVYTVCDEPVVRSGDLQFKIIAGIYPDENIEYDKTCDDCTKIELKCRDDIDVENDCFAEFEKCAAFLTVFSKQINKIYLLDKVIEPEYQNVCELSKSETAIKKVKLNGEVFLLVDHRDCEVLLKCYLKN